A genomic window from Oceanobacillus timonensis includes:
- a CDS encoding ABC transporter ATP-binding protein has protein sequence MAEKLLEVKNLKQYFHIGKPKEVRAVDDISFDIYKGETLGLVGESGCGKSTTGRSMIRLYNATGGEVLYQGDNVHGKKSKAQLKEFNRKMQMIFQDPYASLNPRMKVADLIAEGIDIHGLAKNSKERMEKVHKLLEIVGLSREHATRFPHEFSGGQRQRIGIARALAVDPEFIIADEPISALDVSIQAQVVNLLKKLQKERGLTYLFIAHDLSMVKYISDRIGVMYFGKLVELAPADDLYRNPMHPYTQSLLSAIPLPDPDYERSRTRQSYHSENHQYEDGEDVRMREISQGHFVLCSEKEFEQYQVDYNHKK, from the coding sequence ATGGCGGAAAAACTGTTAGAAGTAAAAAATCTGAAGCAGTACTTTCATATTGGAAAGCCAAAAGAAGTACGTGCTGTTGATGATATCAGTTTTGATATCTATAAAGGGGAGACACTCGGGCTGGTTGGTGAATCTGGCTGTGGGAAATCAACGACAGGGAGATCCATGATCCGTCTGTATAATGCAACAGGCGGAGAAGTACTCTATCAGGGTGACAATGTTCATGGAAAAAAATCCAAAGCACAGTTAAAAGAATTTAACAGAAAAATGCAGATGATTTTCCAGGATCCTTATGCATCCCTGAACCCCCGTATGAAAGTAGCTGACTTGATTGCCGAGGGAATCGATATCCATGGACTTGCTAAAAATTCAAAAGAAAGAATGGAGAAAGTCCATAAATTGCTGGAAATTGTCGGGCTCAGCCGCGAGCATGCGACCCGTTTTCCACATGAGTTTTCAGGCGGTCAGAGACAAAGAATCGGAATCGCCCGGGCGCTGGCAGTAGATCCGGAATTCATTATTGCGGATGAACCTATATCTGCTTTGGATGTATCTATCCAGGCACAGGTGGTTAACTTGCTGAAAAAATTACAAAAAGAACGCGGTCTAACATACTTATTTATTGCCCATGATTTATCCATGGTGAAATATATCAGTGACCGTATTGGAGTGATGTATTTTGGAAAGTTAGTTGAACTCGCTCCTGCAGATGATTTGTATCGTAATCCAATGCACCCGTATACGCAATCTCTGCTATCAGCAATTCCACTTCCAGATCCGGATTATGAACGGTCACGTACACGGCAATCCTATCATTCGGAAAATCATCAGTATGAAGACGGAGAAGATGTCCGTATGCGTGAAATTTCGCAGGGCCATTTTGTACTTTGCTCTGAAAAAGAGTTTGAGCAATATCAAGTGGACTATAATCATAAAAAATAA
- a CDS encoding DUF2812 domain-containing protein, with protein sequence MNKKFVWNPARFFFHDTGTEKIEALSKEGWRVEKLQLGGLLFQLTEDTPKEVQYQLGFQPIQNIDEDTAEWKEGWRLIDAQDYMQVFEGTPEAVPMNMDQEQLLEQMAHEERYLRKYTIISCFFFLLLLLLHMNIGWPLVQMILLGGIIMLSLTFIFMLALYMLNKYRQYNLKNMS encoded by the coding sequence GTGAATAAAAAATTTGTATGGAATCCTGCTAGATTCTTCTTTCATGATACAGGGACAGAAAAAATCGAAGCGCTGTCAAAGGAAGGGTGGAGAGTGGAAAAATTGCAGTTAGGCGGGCTTTTGTTCCAATTAACAGAAGATACACCAAAAGAAGTGCAGTATCAACTAGGATTCCAGCCTATACAAAATATTGATGAGGACACAGCCGAATGGAAAGAGGGTTGGAGACTAATTGATGCGCAAGATTATATGCAGGTTTTTGAAGGAACACCAGAAGCCGTCCCAATGAATATGGATCAGGAACAGCTGCTGGAGCAAATGGCGCATGAAGAGCGGTATTTGAGGAAATATACAATCATCTCATGCTTTTTCTTCCTTCTTTTGTTGTTATTACATATGAATATTGGTTGGCCGCTGGTGCAGATGATTCTATTAGGGGGCATTATTATGTTATCTCTAACGTTTATCTTTATGCTTGCTTTGTACATGTTAAATAAGTATAGACAGTATAATTTAAAAAATATGTCATAA
- a CDS encoding quaternary amine ABC transporter ATP-binding protein has product MAVVEAKNLSKIFGKHINQSIEMLDQGKTKEEILKQTGNTVGVNRASFSVEEGEIFVIMGLSGSGKSTLVRLINRLIEPSEGSITIEGEELSTLDKQALRKVRREKLGMVFQQFALFPHRTILQNAAFGLEIQGKDKSEREKKAEESLNMVGLGNYVHQKPGQLSGGMQQRVGLARALANDPKVLLMDEAFSALDPLIRKEMQDELVDIQDSMKKTIIFITHDLDEALRIGDRIALMKDGSIVQIGTPEEILMNPANDYVEKFVEDVDRTKVLTAEHIMKKPETVGVDRGPKVALRQMKEYGVSTIYVVDKRRKLLGYVTADQADEANKDGKTIEDVMVTDLPRIKPDTLLTDLFEPMAEQKAPLTVVDDNDRLIGIIVRGSVIGALAGDDQVLNGNGEVKTNG; this is encoded by the coding sequence ATGGCAGTGGTAGAAGCAAAAAACCTGTCTAAAATCTTTGGTAAACATATCAATCAATCTATCGAGATGTTAGATCAAGGTAAAACCAAAGAAGAAATATTAAAACAAACAGGAAATACTGTCGGCGTCAACCGTGCCAGCTTCTCCGTGGAAGAAGGAGAAATATTTGTTATCATGGGGCTTTCAGGAAGCGGGAAGTCTACACTGGTACGGTTAATCAATCGTTTAATAGAACCCAGCGAAGGTTCTATTACCATTGAAGGAGAAGAATTATCGACACTGGATAAACAGGCATTAAGAAAAGTACGCCGTGAAAAGTTGGGAATGGTATTCCAGCAATTTGCACTTTTCCCGCATCGTACGATTTTACAAAATGCTGCGTTTGGATTAGAAATACAAGGTAAAGATAAATCAGAACGTGAAAAAAAGGCAGAGGAATCTTTGAACATGGTTGGTTTAGGAAACTATGTCCACCAGAAACCAGGTCAATTATCCGGCGGAATGCAGCAGCGTGTTGGTTTGGCTCGGGCTTTGGCAAATGACCCGAAAGTGCTGTTAATGGATGAAGCTTTCTCTGCACTTGATCCGCTTATCCGTAAAGAAATGCAGGACGAGCTGGTTGATATACAGGATTCTATGAAAAAAACAATCATTTTTATCACGCATGACCTGGATGAAGCACTTCGTATAGGAGACCGAATTGCGTTAATGAAGGATGGTTCTATCGTTCAGATCGGAACTCCGGAAGAAATTTTAATGAACCCTGCGAATGACTACGTTGAGAAATTCGTAGAAGATGTCGATCGTACGAAGGTGCTTACAGCAGAACATATTATGAAAAAACCGGAAACGGTGGGCGTGGACAGAGGTCCAAAAGTCGCTTTAAGGCAAATGAAAGAATATGGTGTATCGACCATTTACGTCGTAGACAAAAGAAGAAAATTACTTGGTTATGTCACAGCAGATCAGGCAGATGAAGCAAATAAAGATGGTAAAACAATAGAAGATGTAATGGTGACAGATTTACCAAGAATCAAGCCGGATACATTGCTGACAGATTTATTTGAACCGATGGCTGAACAAAAAGCACCTCTCACCGTCGTGGACGATAATGATAGATTAATAGGTATTATCGTCAGAGGCTCTGTTATTGGCGCACTTGCGGGCGATGATCAAGTGTTGAACGGAAATGGGGAGGTGAAGACAAATGGATAA
- a CDS encoding ABC transporter permease → MDKEEGALFPKLPLDEWVESFEDFLTAYLSAFFDVISNVIEFITENFVSVLEMIPALVLIVIVALLAWWVSSWKLGLFALIGLGIINNLGYWPETLQTVALVIVSVLISMIIGIPIGIWMSQKKTVQSIITPILDFMQTMPAFVYLIPAVVFFSLGMVPGVVATIIFAMPPTVRMTNLGIRQVDEELVEASDAFGATTGQRLGKVQIPLAMPTIMAGINQTIMLSLSMVVIASMVGAPGLGTVVYQAVTQVNIGSGFEGGISLVILAMLLDRFTHGFNKK, encoded by the coding sequence ATGGATAAAGAAGAAGGTGCACTATTCCCAAAACTACCTCTAGATGAATGGGTAGAGTCATTTGAAGATTTCTTGACGGCGTATCTATCCGCATTTTTTGATGTTATTTCTAATGTGATTGAATTTATTACTGAAAATTTTGTTTCAGTATTGGAAATGATTCCAGCATTAGTACTAATTGTTATTGTTGCTTTATTGGCATGGTGGGTTAGTAGCTGGAAACTTGGGCTGTTTGCTTTAATCGGATTAGGAATCATTAATAATCTCGGTTATTGGCCGGAAACATTACAAACAGTAGCTCTTGTTATTGTTTCCGTACTTATCTCGATGATTATTGGTATTCCAATTGGTATTTGGATGTCACAAAAGAAAACAGTCCAATCGATTATTACACCGATACTGGATTTTATGCAGACGATGCCGGCCTTTGTTTATTTGATTCCCGCGGTGGTTTTCTTCAGCCTCGGTATGGTACCGGGCGTAGTAGCAACGATTATTTTCGCGATGCCGCCGACTGTCAGAATGACCAATCTTGGTATTAGACAAGTAGATGAGGAATTGGTGGAAGCATCCGATGCATTTGGTGCTACAACAGGCCAGCGGTTAGGAAAAGTACAAATACCGCTCGCTATGCCAACGATTATGGCTGGTATTAACCAGACAATCATGCTTTCTCTATCGATGGTTGTTATTGCTTCCATGGTAGGGGCACCAGGACTTGGTACTGTTGTATACCAGGCTGTTACACAGGTTAATATTGGATCCGGGTTTGAAGGAGGTATATCGCTGGTTATCTTAGCGATGTTACTGGATCGCTTCACACATGGGTTTAATAAGAAATAG
- a CDS encoding glycine betaine ABC transporter substrate-binding protein, producing MFKNIKSIGFIALLALVLLLAACGGGDEEDAGSDDNGGGEEASGTELGETDLTVPYVAWAGAIARTPLVEQVLEEVGYSVESSQVEAGSMWTSVANDDAAFMTAAWLPVTHQSYLDQYEDDIEELGNFVDQAPLSLTVPSYMDVDSIEDLKDNEELGESVDWTITGIDPGAGVMQNTETAIEEYELDNWELSSSSEGAMLSELQSAVDNEEPIIIPGWQPHTMFATMDLKMLDDPQEIYGGEGDRIAAVAHESFQEDSPAAYEVMQRLLEDYDQDMENELLAAIDEGAEPEEAASQYLEDNPDLLEKWTEGLGE from the coding sequence ATGTTTAAGAACATTAAATCTATCGGTTTCATTGCATTGCTTGCACTAGTACTTTTATTAGCTGCATGCGGCGGTGGAGATGAAGAAGACGCAGGGTCTGATGATAATGGTGGAGGCGAAGAAGCTTCTGGAACAGAACTTGGTGAAACAGATCTTACCGTTCCATATGTTGCTTGGGCAGGCGCTATTGCTCGTACGCCTTTAGTTGAACAAGTACTGGAAGAAGTAGGATACAGTGTAGAATCATCACAAGTTGAAGCAGGTTCTATGTGGACAAGTGTTGCCAATGATGATGCGGCATTTATGACAGCTGCATGGCTTCCAGTGACACACCAATCTTATTTGGATCAATATGAAGATGATATCGAAGAGCTTGGTAATTTCGTGGATCAAGCCCCTCTATCATTGACCGTTCCATCATATATGGATGTTGATTCCATTGAGGACTTGAAAGATAATGAAGAGTTGGGTGAATCAGTAGACTGGACGATTACTGGTATTGATCCTGGTGCTGGTGTTATGCAGAATACAGAAACAGCAATTGAAGAATATGAATTAGACAACTGGGAACTATCTTCAAGTTCTGAAGGTGCCATGCTGTCTGAATTACAGTCTGCCGTTGATAATGAGGAGCCAATCATTATTCCAGGTTGGCAGCCACATACAATGTTTGCAACAATGGATCTAAAAATGCTTGATGATCCTCAAGAAATCTATGGCGGTGAAGGTGACCGTATCGCAGCTGTAGCACATGAAAGCTTCCAGGAAGATTCACCTGCAGCATATGAAGTAATGCAGCGTTTGCTGGAAGATTATGATCAGGACATGGAAAACGAACTGTTAGCTGCAATTGACGAAGGTGCAGAACCAGAAGAAGCAGCAAGTCAGTACCTTGAAGACAATCCAGATCTTCTGGAAAAATGGACAGAAGGCTTAGGTGAATAA
- a CDS encoding adenylosuccinate synthase — MSSVVVVGTQWGDEGKGKITDFLSQNAEVVARYQGGNNAGHTIKFDDVTYKLHLIPSGIFFNDKTCVLGNGMVIDPKAFVEEIAYLHERNVSTENLRISNRAHVILPYHLKLDILQEEEKGENKIGTTKKGIGPAYMDKAARVGIRVADLMDKEVFHGKLVQNLKEKNRLFEKVYESDPIQVEEMLDEYFEYGQQLAPYVVDTSVVLNDAIDEGKRVLFEGAQGVMLDIDQGTYPFVTSSNPIAGGVTIGSGVGPTKINHVVGVSKAYTTRVGDGPFPTELHDEVGNQIREVGREYGTTTGRPRRVGWFDSVVVRHARRVSGITDLSLNSIDVLTGIETLKICVAYRYKGEVIKEFPASLKALAECEPVYEEMPGWTEDITGVKTLDELPANARHYLERISQLTEIPLSIFSVGPDRSQTNVVRSVYRP; from the coding sequence ATGTCCTCAGTAGTAGTTGTAGGTACGCAATGGGGAGATGAAGGGAAAGGTAAAATTACTGATTTCCTGTCTCAAAATGCAGAAGTAGTTGCTCGTTATCAGGGCGGAAATAACGCTGGTCATACGATTAAATTTGATGATGTAACATACAAGTTACATTTGATTCCATCCGGCATTTTCTTTAATGATAAAACGTGTGTACTTGGAAATGGAATGGTTATTGATCCAAAGGCATTTGTAGAAGAAATTGCTTATTTACATGAGCGCAATGTTTCTACAGAAAATCTTCGTATCAGTAATCGGGCGCATGTGATTCTTCCTTATCACTTGAAGCTGGATATTCTTCAAGAGGAAGAAAAAGGCGAAAATAAAATCGGTACGACGAAAAAAGGAATCGGTCCTGCTTATATGGATAAAGCGGCACGTGTCGGTATCCGTGTTGCAGATTTAATGGATAAAGAAGTATTCCACGGGAAATTAGTGCAAAACTTAAAAGAAAAGAACCGTTTATTTGAAAAAGTATATGAGTCTGACCCGATTCAAGTGGAAGAAATGCTTGATGAATACTTTGAATATGGACAGCAGTTGGCTCCTTACGTAGTAGATACATCCGTTGTTTTAAACGATGCGATTGATGAGGGAAAACGTGTCCTGTTTGAAGGTGCACAAGGAGTAATGCTCGATATTGACCAAGGTACGTATCCGTTTGTAACGTCTTCTAACCCGATTGCTGGCGGGGTTACGATTGGTTCTGGTGTCGGTCCGACAAAAATCAATCATGTAGTAGGTGTGTCGAAAGCATATACTACTCGTGTTGGTGATGGTCCTTTCCCAACCGAATTACATGATGAAGTAGGAAACCAAATTCGTGAAGTTGGCCGTGAATATGGTACAACAACAGGTCGTCCGCGCCGTGTAGGCTGGTTTGACAGTGTCGTTGTCCGCCATGCGCGCCGAGTGAGCGGAATTACGGATTTATCCCTCAACTCCATTGATGTATTAACAGGTATTGAAACATTAAAGATTTGTGTTGCCTACCGCTACAAAGGGGAAGTGATTAAAGAATTCCCGGCAAGCTTAAAAGCATTAGCGGAATGTGAACCGGTATATGAAGAAATGCCCGGCTGGACAGAAGATATCACAGGAGTGAAAACATTGGATGAACTTCCTGCCAATGCACGTCACTACTTAGAGCGGATTTCCCAGCTGACAGAAATTCCTTTATCTATCTTTTCTGTTGGTCCAGACCGTTCGCAGACAAATGTCGTAAGAAGTGTATATCGTCCGTAA
- the yycF gene encoding response regulator YycF: MSQKILVVDDEQPIADILQFNLEKEGYQVVVANDGDTAIELAESERPNLILLDIMLPGKDGNEVLREIRKTQSVPVIMLTAKDAEIDKVLGLELGADDYVTKPFSNRELIARVKANLRRENVPADESTKTSRDIVIGDLAVHPDAYVVSRKGVEIELTHREFELLHYLARHIGQVMTREHLLETVWGYDYFGDVRTVDVTVRRLREKIEENPSNPLWIVTRRGVGYYLRNPEQE; encoded by the coding sequence ATGAGTCAAAAAATACTAGTTGTTGACGATGAACAGCCAATTGCAGATATATTACAATTTAATTTAGAAAAAGAAGGTTACCAGGTCGTTGTAGCCAATGATGGAGATACAGCAATAGAACTTGCTGAATCCGAGCGTCCTAATTTAATTTTATTAGATATCATGCTCCCTGGAAAAGATGGAAATGAAGTATTGCGTGAGATACGTAAAACACAAAGCGTTCCTGTTATTATGCTGACTGCAAAAGATGCAGAAATTGATAAAGTGCTTGGGCTGGAGCTGGGTGCAGATGATTATGTGACCAAACCGTTCAGTAACCGGGAATTAATTGCACGTGTGAAAGCAAACCTGCGTCGTGAAAATGTACCGGCAGATGAATCGACAAAAACATCGAGGGATATTGTGATTGGCGATTTAGCTGTTCATCCAGACGCTTATGTTGTTTCCCGCAAAGGTGTAGAAATTGAATTAACACATCGTGAATTTGAGCTATTACACTATTTGGCACGTCATATCGGACAAGTGATGACACGTGAACATTTGTTGGAAACGGTATGGGGTTATGATTATTTTGGCGATGTACGTACAGTGGATGTGACAGTCCGGCGTTTGCGTGAAAAGATTGAAGAAAATCCGAGTAACCCGTTGTGGATTGTAACAAGAAGAGGTGTTGGTTATTATCTGCGTAATCCTGAACAGGAGTAA
- the walK gene encoding cell wall metabolism sensor histidine kinase WalK: MNKVGFFRSIQLKFIIIYILLLILAVQVIGSFFTDRLEEELMDTFKASVTERVEMLSYNLEQAFTRERSEEDDNLEQEIQAIVDDVNTDNLATTIHVYDSQGSILGTNQLDGRADIGKKSTETNVKNTLLFDQSQKKMYFDPQTDSRVYVHVEPLIGTEGLSVGAVQFKASMEEVYNQIEEINNIFLQGSILAISISAILGILVARTITKPIKEMREQALIMSNGDFTQKLDVYGRDEIGQLAETFNDLNSRLKHSYATIEEERRKLSSVLSYMSDGVIATDQTGAVTLMNDAAARMIGANPDDVIGDDLIDVLNLEEKLVDITKLPDSGSMIIDFSDEETPFIIRANFSTVVDEEEEATGYITVISDVTEQEKIEQERRDFVSNVSHELRTPLTTMKSYLEALSDGAWENKEIAPRFLDVTQKETDRMIRMVNDLLQLSKMDSDELPMYKERTEFMDYVQQVLDRYEMNLPETITLERHIPKGKSFVWMDRDKITQVFDNVITNAFKYSPEGGKVRVNLEVRRHMVIVSIQDEGMGVPYDKLDKIFDRFYRADRARTRKLGGTGLGLAITKELVEAHHGKIWAQSKEGSGTTILFTLPLMGSKRGKGK, from the coding sequence ATGAATAAAGTTGGTTTTTTTAGGTCGATCCAGTTAAAGTTCATTATTATTTATATCTTGCTGTTAATTTTAGCTGTGCAGGTCATCGGCTCTTTTTTTACAGATCGCTTGGAAGAAGAGTTGATGGATACGTTCAAGGCTTCTGTCACTGAGCGTGTGGAGATGTTGAGCTATAACCTGGAACAGGCCTTTACCAGAGAACGTTCCGAAGAAGACGATAATTTAGAACAGGAAATTCAAGCAATTGTAGATGATGTTAATACAGATAATTTAGCAACAACCATTCATGTGTATGATAGCCAAGGCAGTATTTTAGGGACGAATCAGCTCGATGGGCGGGCAGATATCGGTAAGAAATCCACCGAAACGAATGTGAAGAATACATTATTATTCGATCAGTCCCAGAAAAAAATGTATTTTGACCCGCAAACCGACAGCAGAGTCTATGTCCATGTAGAACCGTTAATTGGAACGGAAGGGCTGTCGGTTGGTGCTGTTCAATTTAAAGCCTCCATGGAAGAAGTCTATAACCAGATTGAAGAAATTAATAATATCTTTTTACAAGGTTCCATTTTAGCAATCAGTATTTCGGCCATTCTCGGAATTTTGGTGGCGCGGACCATTACCAAGCCAATCAAAGAAATGCGTGAACAAGCATTGATTATGTCAAATGGAGACTTCACGCAAAAACTGGATGTTTATGGACGGGATGAGATAGGCCAGCTGGCGGAGACTTTTAATGATTTGAACAGCAGGCTGAAGCATTCGTATGCCACGATTGAAGAAGAGCGGAGGAAATTGAGCTCTGTTCTTTCCTATATGAGTGATGGAGTTATTGCGACAGATCAGACAGGGGCAGTCACATTGATGAATGATGCAGCGGCCAGAATGATTGGGGCAAATCCAGATGATGTCATAGGTGATGATCTTATCGATGTTCTGAACCTGGAAGAAAAATTGGTTGATATCACCAAATTGCCGGACAGCGGTTCGATGATTATTGATTTTAGTGATGAGGAAACGCCATTTATTATACGGGCAAACTTCTCAACCGTTGTAGATGAAGAAGAAGAAGCGACTGGTTATATCACGGTTATTAGTGATGTAACAGAACAAGAGAAAATAGAGCAGGAACGCAGAGATTTTGTATCCAATGTATCTCATGAACTCCGGACACCGCTGACAACAATGAAAAGTTACTTAGAAGCATTATCAGATGGTGCTTGGGAAAACAAAGAAATTGCACCGCGGTTTTTGGATGTTACACAGAAAGAAACAGACCGTATGATTCGGATGGTAAATGATCTGTTGCAGCTGTCCAAAATGGATTCAGATGAATTGCCGATGTATAAGGAAAGAACCGAATTTATGGACTACGTGCAACAGGTTCTGGACCGGTATGAAATGAATCTGCCAGAAACGATTACACTGGAGCGCCATATACCAAAAGGGAAATCCTTTGTATGGATGGACAGGGATAAAATAACCCAGGTGTTTGATAACGTGATTACCAATGCGTTTAAATACTCGCCAGAAGGTGGAAAAGTTCGTGTGAATCTCGAGGTAAGACGCCATATGGTTATTGTCAGCATTCAGGATGAAGGAATGGGCGTTCCATATGATAAACTCGATAAAATATTTGACCGTTTCTACCGTGCCGATCGTGCAAGAACAAGAAAACTTGGCGGCACAGGACTTGGCTTAGCAATTACCAAAGAACTTGTCGAAGCTCATCATGGTAAGATTTGGGCGCAAAGTAAAGAAGGAAGCGGAACGACCATTCTATTTACCTTGCCACTCATGGGATCGAAGCGGGGGAAAGGCAAATGA
- a CDS encoding YycH family regulatory protein: MKLETAKSLLLIILIATSLVLTFGMWNYRPEYEPLSDVESVEEDDLGGDIMQVQDAVKPTDVVFKMNGQFFGYTDPEDSMQFFEDIQQWELTNIQSSDVEEDRESGAEVEIIFPSEVPLSLFDNILNVDSSLTDITNFYTDRMYIDLEEDEETLHVQFVSMNGEQIVEADIPSMSSYDRLLSIFGELDEDDYEEQELLTETDRDIYIPVEQKILTSYSYTFDMIPAGNIRNIMFSNPNLVNVSESAAGSIMYRTDNRQVNISNYGMKFIDVAERNNEPTEKSVLQQSLEDINDHAGFTEDYRLESFTDDSVAYRLFHFQYPVINNSNPDLSMIYQQWQNDQLSEYDRSLISLETVANTSSTDLRESSEVIESIRKDDNAADIQDVQIAYRLTIESDDNGEDYVLLEPEWYQRINNSWSAVPKQNTDAQQNEKGGS; encoded by the coding sequence ATGAAATTAGAGACTGCAAAATCATTATTACTGATTATTTTAATAGCTACGAGTTTAGTTCTGACGTTCGGAATGTGGAATTACCGGCCGGAATATGAGCCATTAAGTGATGTAGAATCCGTTGAGGAAGATGATTTAGGCGGTGACATCATGCAAGTACAGGATGCTGTGAAACCGACGGATGTCGTTTTTAAAATGAACGGGCAATTTTTTGGGTATACAGATCCGGAAGACAGCATGCAGTTTTTTGAAGATATTCAGCAATGGGAATTAACAAATATTCAAAGCAGCGATGTGGAAGAAGACAGAGAATCTGGTGCGGAAGTGGAAATCATTTTTCCTTCAGAAGTTCCATTATCGTTATTTGACAATATTTTAAATGTAGATAGTTCATTGACAGACATTACCAACTTTTATACAGACCGGATGTATATTGATTTAGAGGAAGACGAGGAAACCTTGCATGTTCAATTTGTTTCGATGAATGGGGAACAAATTGTGGAAGCGGATATTCCTTCCATGTCTAGCTATGACAGGTTGTTATCGATATTTGGTGAACTGGACGAGGACGATTATGAAGAACAAGAGCTGTTGACAGAGACGGATAGGGATATTTATATCCCCGTTGAACAGAAAATATTAACATCCTATTCTTACACGTTTGATATGATTCCTGCCGGCAATATCAGAAATATTATGTTCAGCAATCCTAATTTGGTGAATGTGTCGGAATCAGCTGCCGGTTCCATTATGTATCGAACCGACAACAGACAAGTAAATATCTCCAATTACGGGATGAAATTTATTGATGTGGCGGAAAGAAATAATGAGCCGACAGAGAAAAGTGTGCTGCAGCAAAGTTTGGAAGATATTAATGATCATGCCGGTTTTACCGAAGATTATCGTTTAGAAAGCTTTACCGATGATAGTGTTGCTTACCGTCTGTTTCATTTTCAATATCCTGTTATCAATAATTCGAACCCGGATTTGTCGATGATTTATCAACAATGGCAGAACGACCAATTAAGTGAGTATGACCGTTCCCTGATTTCGCTGGAAACAGTGGCTAATACCTCTTCAACGGATTTAAGAGAAAGCAGTGAAGTCATAGAAAGTATCCGGAAAGATGACAATGCAGCGGATATTCAGGATGTTCAGATTGCGTATCGTTTAACGATTGAATCCGATGATAATGGAGAGGATTATGTATTACTAGAGCCCGAATGGTATCAGCGAATCAACAATAGCTGGTCAGCAGTACCGAAGCAAAATACAGATGCGCAGCAAAATGAAAAAGGGGGAAGTTGA
- a CDS encoding two-component system regulatory protein YycI, with amino-acid sequence MQWSHIKTLFILSFLVLNVYLLFQFIGKQEEMDFPELEVSDMNLDEELDQENITVSADVDFEVPELSYISSSQKEFSRSEISDLNDIDDIEAEKSMDDKLLTVEFDSPLEIPEDLEQGELSDLVSPYVLNASEFSFGTWNHDLNIIVFFQNKEDYPIYLNQHAMLTFYVNDDREITHYTQTMVGDANTQGSTDLNTPMIAIGSLYHNRFLNTEEDVTDVTYGYYSRIEEEGEGTQVFAPTYKITVDDERDYFVNAAESFTYPGDYTEYLTSMLEDNYLTKLDSMSNKDGDQIADDLISMMEDKIAPFRSDDSE; translated from the coding sequence ATGCAATGGTCACATATTAAAACACTATTTATTCTCAGTTTCCTTGTCTTGAATGTTTATTTACTATTTCAATTTATCGGCAAGCAGGAAGAGATGGATTTTCCGGAGCTGGAGGTTAGTGATATGAACTTGGATGAGGAGCTGGACCAAGAAAATATTACTGTTTCTGCAGATGTTGATTTTGAAGTTCCGGAACTGAGTTACATCTCTTCCTCCCAAAAGGAATTTTCCCGGTCGGAAATCAGTGATTTAAATGATATAGATGATATAGAAGCGGAGAAGAGTATGGATGATAAGCTATTAACTGTTGAATTCGACTCTCCATTAGAAATACCGGAAGATTTGGAGCAGGGAGAACTGTCTGATCTGGTCAGCCCTTATGTTTTAAATGCTTCTGAATTCAGTTTTGGTACATGGAATCATGATTTAAATATTATCGTTTTCTTTCAGAATAAAGAAGATTATCCGATTTATTTAAATCAACATGCGATGCTTACCTTTTACGTCAATGATGATAGAGAAATTACGCATTATACACAAACCATGGTTGGTGATGCAAACACGCAAGGAAGCACGGACTTGAATACACCAATGATTGCTATTGGTTCGTTGTACCACAATCGTTTTTTAAATACAGAAGAAGACGTAACAGATGTGACGTACGGGTATTATTCCAGAATTGAAGAAGAGGGAGAGGGGACGCAGGTATTTGCGCCGACTTATAAAATAACGGTAGATGATGAACGTGATTATTTTGTCAACGCAGCAGAGTCCTTTACGTATCCGGGGGATTATACCGAATACCTAACAAGTATGCTGGAGGACAATTATTTAACAAAGCTTGATTCCATGTCAAATAAAGATGGTGATCAAATAGCAGACGACCTTATCTCCATGATGGAGGATAAGATTGCACCTTTTAGGAGTGATGATTCAGAATGA